The following is a genomic window from Burkholderia oklahomensis C6786.
CTTCGACGCGGGCGATGTCCATCCCTGCCGCTCGACGGCGTGCCGCGAGCGGTTTCTCCTCTCTTTGATGGAGACGTCATGCTATGACGCAAAGCAGTCACTCCGCGGCCGACGCCGCGCAAATCGAACTGGTGTGTCCCGCGGGCAGCCTGCCCGCGCTGAAGGCCGCGGTCGACAACGGCGCGGACTGCGTGTATCTCGGCTTTCGCGACGCGACGAACGCACGCAATTTCGCGGGCCTGAACTTCGATGCGCAGGCGATCGACACGGGCATCCGCTACGCGCACGATCGCGGCTGCAAGGTGCTCGTCGCGCTCAACACGTATCCGCAGCCCGACGGCTGGACGGCCTGGCAGGAGGCGGTCGGTCGCGCGGCGGACGCGGGCGTCGACGCGATCATCGTCGCCGATCCGGGGCTCATGCGCTTCGCGCACCGGCGCTATCCGGAGCTGCGGCTGCATCTGTCGGTGCAGGGCTCCGCGACGAACCACGAGGCGATCAACTTCTATCACGAGCATTTCGGCATCGCGCGCGCGGTGCTGCCGCGCGTGCTGTCGCTCGCGCAGGTCGAGCAGGTCGCCGAGAACACGCCGGTCGAGATCGAGGTGTTCGGCTTCGGCAGCCTGTGCGTGATGGTCGAGGGGCGTTGCGCGCTGTCGTCGTACGCGACGGGCGAATCGCCGAACACGCGGGGCGTGTGCTCGCCCGCGAAGTCCGTGCGCTGGCAGAAGACGCCGGACGGCCTCGAATCGCGGCTGAACGGCGTGCTGATCGACCGTTACGCGGACGGCGAGAATGCCGGCTATCCGACGCTCTGCAAAGGGCGCTTCACGGTCGAGGACGAAAGCTATTACGCGATCGAGGAGCCGACGAGCCTGAACACGCTGGAGTTGCTGCCGAAGCTGATGCGGATCGGCGTGCGCGCGATCAAGATCGAAGGGCGGCAGCGCAGTCCCGCGTATGTCGCCCAAGTGACGCGCGTGTGGCGCGACGCGATCGATCAGTGTGCGGCGAATCTCGCGCGCTACTACGTGAAGCCCGCCTGGATGACGGAATTGAACAAGGTCGCGGAAGGGCAGCAGCATACGCTCGGCGCCTACCACCGGCCGTGGAAATGAAACGCACGACGGCGCATGCCTGATTGCGGGAGCGAGGATCATGAAAATTGCTTTGGGGCCGGTACAGTACTACTGGCCGCGCGTCGCGACGATGCAGTTCTATCAGGCGATGTCGGAGACGCCCGTCGACATCGTCTATCTCGGCGAGACGGTCTGTTCGCGCCGTCACGAATTGCGCTTCGCGGACTGGCTCGAGATCGCCGACATGCTGGCCGCGGCCGGCAAGGAAGTCGTGCTGTCGACACAAGTGCTGCTCGAATCGGGCCGCGATCTGAAGACGATGCGCGAGATCGCCGAGAACGGCCGCTATCTGGTCGAGGCGAACGACATGGGCGCCGTGCGCTGCAGCGCGCCGCGCGCATTCGTCGCAGGCCCGTGGCTCAACGTCTACAACCCGCCGACGCTCGCGCTGCTCGCGGAGCTCGGCGCGCGCCGCTGGGTGATGCCGCCCGAGATGAGCGAAGCGGGCCTCGCGAGGATGCAGGCCGAGCGGCCGGAGCATCTGCAGACCGAAGTGTTCGCCTACGGGCGCATTCCGCTCGCGTTCTCCGCACGCTGCTTCACCGCGCGGAATCGCAATTTCCCGAAGGACAACTGCCAGTACGTGTGCATGGAGCATCCGGACGGCTTGCCGCTGCATACGCGCGAAGGCGAGTCGTTCCTCGTGCTCAACGGCATCTCGACGCAGTCCGCGCGCGTCTACAACCTGATCGGCGAGATCGACGCGCTGCGTGCGCGGAACGTCGACGTCTTGAGGTTGAGCCCGCAATCGCAGCACATGGCCGACGTGATCGACGCGTTCCACGGCATCCTGAACGGCCGCACGAGCGCGCACGACGCGCTCGCGGCGCTGCACGAACGGATGCCGGAGACGTCGTGCAACGGCTACTGGCACGGCAAGCCGGGCCTCGAGCGCGTCGCACATTGAAACCGCGGCGCGGCGTGCGCCGCGCCGCTTCCGATTGGTTTGTGAGGAATCCGCGATGAATGCCCCGATCTTTCAATTGCCGCCCGCGCTCGGCAAGCTGCTGTCGAAATTGCCCGCGTATCCGGGATCGTTGCTGCTCGCGGGCGGGATCAATCTCGTGCTGCGCAAGCACTTGCCCGCGGAAACGCTTGCGTTGCTCGAAAATCGTCCGCTGCGCATCCAGGTGAAGGATGCGGGTATCGCATTCGATTTCGTCTGCCGGCGCGGCGCGTTCTCGCCGCTGCCCGGCCGAGGCGACGTCGACCTGACGATCGGCGCGACCGCCTACGATTTCTATTTGCTGTCGCAGCGCCGCGAAGATCCGGATACATTGTTCTTCAGCCGGCGTCTGACGATGGAAGGCGATACCGAACTCGGACTGCTCGTGAAGAACTCGCTCGACGCGATCGATCTGTCCGTGTTTGCGCTCGAACAATGGCTGCCGGCGCGGCTGTTCCGCCAGCGGCCGATCGAGCGCGGCGGGATGTCCGGCTGACATACGCGCGCGAACCGAGCGGCCAGTCGATCAGGAGACCGGAATGAAGAACGAAACGAAAGCGCTGCCGCTCGTCTATTCCTGCTCGGGATGTTCGAATGTCGCGCAGCTCGCGAATCACGTTGCGGTGCGGCTCGACCGCGGCGGCGACGCGGAGATGTCGTGCATCGCGGGCGTCGGCGGCGACGTGCCGTCGCTGTTGAAGGTCGCGCATTC
Proteins encoded in this region:
- the ubiU gene encoding ubiquinone anaerobic biosynthesis protein UbiU; protein product: MTQSSHSAADAAQIELVCPAGSLPALKAAVDNGADCVYLGFRDATNARNFAGLNFDAQAIDTGIRYAHDRGCKVLVALNTYPQPDGWTAWQEAVGRAADAGVDAIIVADPGLMRFAHRRYPELRLHLSVQGSATNHEAINFYHEHFGIARAVLPRVLSLAQVEQVAENTPVEIEVFGFGSLCVMVEGRCALSSYATGESPNTRGVCSPAKSVRWQKTPDGLESRLNGVLIDRYADGENAGYPTLCKGRFTVEDESYYAIEEPTSLNTLELLPKLMRIGVRAIKIEGRQRSPAYVAQVTRVWRDAIDQCAANLARYYVKPAWMTELNKVAEGQQHTLGAYHRPWK
- a CDS encoding U32 family peptidase — its product is MKIALGPVQYYWPRVATMQFYQAMSETPVDIVYLGETVCSRRHELRFADWLEIADMLAAAGKEVVLSTQVLLESGRDLKTMREIAENGRYLVEANDMGAVRCSAPRAFVAGPWLNVYNPPTLALLAELGARRWVMPPEMSEAGLARMQAERPEHLQTEVFAYGRIPLAFSARCFTARNRNFPKDNCQYVCMEHPDGLPLHTREGESFLVLNGISTQSARVYNLIGEIDALRARNVDVLRLSPQSQHMADVIDAFHGILNGRTSAHDALAALHERMPETSCNGYWHGKPGLERVAH
- the ubiT gene encoding ubiquinone anaerobic biosynthesis accessory factor UbiT, with product MNAPIFQLPPALGKLLSKLPAYPGSLLLAGGINLVLRKHLPAETLALLENRPLRIQVKDAGIAFDFVCRRGAFSPLPGRGDVDLTIGATAYDFYLLSQRREDPDTLFFSRRLTMEGDTELGLLVKNSLDAIDLSVFALEQWLPARLFRQRPIERGGMSG